Proteins from a single region of Penaeus monodon isolate SGIC_2016 chromosome 29, NSTDA_Pmon_1, whole genome shotgun sequence:
- the LOC119592245 gene encoding titin-like (The sequence of the model RefSeq protein was modified relative to this genomic sequence to represent the inferred CDS: added 237 bases not found in genome assembly), whose translation MMNASSTLQYLKKPFFWKLGYLKLNKKAKIQTGGEEAEVNLETCVPLPEEESGAPLSLTAFKGELDSAVTQYLTQVKDLGYKEENRDQKLLEVKFKLDPQEIRPKVKEEVKDTKPRVKVISREDKGEQTELEVELPSLDNPLYLTLSECSSGELPLEHFYENGQITDDEHIYENVENSTGDEDEEHLYDTLPRHKPDLPPKPDFLAQLAARQSEPVKRAWNPFVSLSVETGDPTPPLSTASSLSSPDSHASSDRLEDASPRRSAGSTNPFLPSAPRETSEQTLILDGSETSDLGSSGGEEDSGSVEDWPLPPTPPPGEDAVIAEDHPLPPPPPELALQELEEEVIREEEEERKLALQKEKEAIEREYGALRFQDSDFREEEVDKVEAVNANLALLERRFEETPDAEPTAGKEAATEKEERLAFSKESQPEVKKEVKREPKKETEREFKKETKPEVVKNNADEKKLKEAKVVHLDDDGEEFDTPAIRHSVIIELKDSCPSVPQSLKPSEIRRKESLKRSESLKRTGILERIETQRKLERRESFCKLFPKVSTSFQSRAEDHGSSVSVGVKSPKKEDPAFAFLNVPSSAADQVIEISEDGSWEMKETSMDSDVAAHTNPDIDPFTGNPIMAPPLSPPGIAAPPLAFQTDDGMDGVYSANIVSTHSGPSSLASASTDSLGALTSLQADAPAQLSTPETILEEVLPAPLVESRTEVEAKQQSSPKKSQEEPQQAAKNLGAAIMKGYEQDLLKKKESMNLPEHSLLEFGDSVRDLEEQRRSVIKQMTVKAKRKDTWIKTFNMHAQGDESNIPVAPSRCRRKNSPSRDALEAGKVTQFAKKVDEIEKETAVRTPPKTSPKKEDLPKEEPAVPPKAPEKRKKSPKNLEYIPPAPEFAPNENMCEESVISPKNTEALAAFFSSPAKAPNAKEPTSSPRESPKKSQAKPGPTDEPDSAAEGQAAHEQVLPPKPEATTFLPEGTVEHAEVTVEATEEPVAVVESSETLASPETNIVNEEEVQKKQAEEEEEEDSMVKEKNEINKAHCVFPKEDTTREAEEIPEQKEIEEDAKDYTEAVPLAPQSSTEAEEEGSRGEVEYFSILDNKVATKTYWENRMLATMDEGGWESVANVRFHVPGVTPVVQEEESPCT comes from the exons ATGATGAACGCTTCGAGCACATTGCAGTACCTGAAGAAACCTTTCTTCTGGAAGCTGGGATACCTCAAGCTCAACAAAAAAGCCAAAATA caGACTGGCGGTGAGGAAGCGGAGGTCAACCTGGAGACGTGCGTGCCACTGCCGGAGGAAGAAAGCGGCGCGCCTCTGAGTCTGACAGCCTTCAAGGGCGAGCTCGACTCCGCTGTCACTCAGTATCTGACGCAGGTGAAGGACCTCGGTTACAAAGAGGAGAACAGAGACCAGAAGCTCCTCGAGGTTAAGTTCAAGCTAGACCCGCAGGAGATCAGGCCGAAGGTCAAGGAGGAGGTCAAAGACACAAAGCCGAGGGTCAAGGTCATATCAAGGGAGGACAAGGGCGAGCAAACCGAGCTCGAGGTCGAACTCCCGTCGCTGGACAACCCGCTCTACCTGACGCTGAGCGAGTGCTCCTCGGGAGAGCTGCCCCTCGAGCACTTCTACGAGAACGGCCAGATCACTGACGACGAGCACATCTACGAGAACGTAGAGAACTCGACCGGCGACGAGGACGAGGAGCACCTGTACGACACCCTCCCGCGCCACAAGCCCGACCTGCCGCCCAAGCCCGACTTCCTGGCGCAGCTGGCGGCGCGGCAGAGCGAGCCGGTCAAGCGCGCCTGGAACCCCTTCGTCAGCCTCAGCGTCGAGACCGGCGACCCCACGCCCCCCCTCAGCACCGCCTCGTCCCTTTCGTCCCCCGACTCGCACGCCTCCAGCGACCGCCTGGAGGACGCCAGCCCCCGCCGCAGCGCAGGGAGCACCAACCCGTTCCTCCCGTCGGCGCCGCGCGAGACCAGCGAGCAGACGCTCATCCTCGACGGCTCGGAGACGTCGGACCTCGGGTCGTCCGGCGGCGAGGAAGACAGCGGGTCGGTCGAGGACTGGCCGCTTCCCCCGACGCCCCCACCCGGAGAGGACGCCGTCATCGCCGAGGACCACCCTCTGCCACCGCCACCCCCCGAGCTAGCGCTGCAGGAACTCGAGGAGGAAGTCAtccgcgaggaggaagaggagaggaagctcGCCCtccagaaggagaaggaggccaTCGAGCGCGAGTACGGCGCCCTCAGGTTCCAGGACTCCGACTTCAGAGAGGAGGAGGTTGACAAGGTCGAGGCCGTCAACGCGAACCTCGCGCTGCTCGAAAGGAGGTTCGAGGAAACGCCGGACGCCGAGCCGACCGCCGGGAAGGAAGCCGCTACAGAGAAGGAAGAGCGGCTCGCGTTTTCCAAGGAGAGCCAACCTGAAGTTAAGAAAGAAGTCAAGAGAGAAccgaagaaggaaacagagagagaattcaaAAAAGAGACGAAGCCCGAAGTTGTGAAGAACAACGCAGacgaaaagaaattaaaggagGCCAAAGTTGTCCATCTCGACGACGACGGCGAGGAGTTCGACACGCCGGCCATCCGCCACTCCGTGATCATCGAGCTGAAGGACTCGTGCCCCAGCGTCCCGCAGAGCCTCAAGCCCTCGGAAATCCGGCGGAAGGAGTCTCTGAAGCGGAGCGAGAGCCTGAAGCGGACGGGCATCCTCGAGCGGATAGAGACCCAGAGGAAGCTGGAGAGGAGAGAGTCCTTCTGCAAGTTGTTCCCGAAGGTCTCCACCTCCTTCCAGTCCAGGGCAGAGGACCATGGGAGCAGCGTCTCCGTCGGAGTGAAGTCGCCCAAGAAGGAAGACCCAGCGTTCGCTTTCCTGAACGTCCCCAGCAGCGCGGCCGACCAGGTGATCGAGATCTCGGAAGACGGTTCGTGGGAGATGAAAGAGACGAGCATGGACTCTGACGTCGCCGCCCACACCAACCCCGACATCGACCCCTTCACCGGCAACCCCATCATGGCGCCCCCGCTCAGCCCCCCCGGCATCGCCGCCCCGCCGCTCGCCTTCCAGACCGACGACGGCATGGACGGCGTCTACTCCGCCAACATCGTCAGCACGCACTCCGGCCCCTCGTCCCTCGCCAGCGCCAGCACCGACTCCCTCGGAGCCCTGACCTCCCTGCAGGCCGACGCGCCCGCTCAGCTGTCCACGCCCGAAACCATCCTGGAGGAGGTCCTGCCGGCGCCCCTCGTCGAGAGCAGGACCGAGGTCGAGGCGAAGCAGCAGTCGTCCCCCAAGAAGAGCCAGGAGGAGCCGCAGCAGGCGGCCAAGAACCTGGGAGCCGCCATCATGAAGGGCTACGAGCAGGACCtcctgaagaagaaggagagcatGAACCTCCCGGAGCATTCCCTCCTGGAGTTCGGCGACTCCGTCCGCGACCTGGAGGAGCAGCGGCGCTCCGTGATCAAGCAGATGACGGTGAAGGCCAAGCGGAAGGACACGTGGATCAAGACCTTCAACATGCACGCGCAGGGGGACGAGAGCAACATCCCCGTCGCCCCCTCGCGCTGCAGGAGGAAGAACTCCCCGAGCAGGGACGCGCTAGAGGCCGGTAAGGTCACGCAGTTCGCCAAGAAGGTCGACGAGATCGAGAAAGAGACCGCGGTCAGGACTCCCCCGAAGACGTCGCCCAAGAAGGAGGATCTGCCGAAGGAGGAACCGGCGGTCCCTCCCAAGGCCCCCGAGAAGCGCAAGAAGAGCCCCAAGAATCTCGAGTACATCCCGCCCGCGCCGGAGTTCGCGCCCAACGAGAACATGTGCGAGGAGAGCGTCATTTCCCCGAAGAACACGGAGGCGCTGGCCGCCTTCTTCTCGTCCCCCGCCAAAGCCCCCAACGCCAAGGAGCCCACGAGCTCGCCCAGGGAATCGCCAAAgaaaagccaagccaagccagggCCCACCGACGAGCCAGACAGCGCCGCCGAGGGACAAGCCGCCCACGAACAAGTCCTTCCTCCAAAGCCAGAAGCCACGACGTTCCTCCCTGAGGGAACCGTCGAACACGCTGAAGTCACAGTCGAAGCCACCGAGGAACCAGTCGCAGTCGTCGAATCCTCAGAAACCCTCGCCTCTCCCGAAACGAACATCGTAAAT ATCAACAAAGCCCACTGCGTCTTCCCCAAAGAGGACACGACGCGCGAAGCAGAGGAAATCCCGGAGCAGAAGGAGATCGAGGAGGACGCCAAGGATTACACGGAGGCCGTTCCTCTGGCGCCGCAAAGCTcgacggaggcggaggaggagggcagcAGAGGTGAG